A region from the Arthrobacter gengyunqii genome encodes:
- a CDS encoding ferritin, with product MTTFTELLEAQIGHEFNASQQYVAMAVFFDGEDLPQLARHFYAQSVEERNHAMMLVQYMLDRDMPVRIPGVAAVRNDFTTVVEPIALALEQEQQVTRQIEALFAAARAEGDALGEQFMLWFLKEQVEEVASMSTLLTVARRADNLFDLENFMAREQVGDGGGHDSGAPEAAGGAL from the coding sequence ATGACTACCTTTACAGAGCTCCTTGAAGCCCAGATCGGCCACGAATTCAACGCCTCGCAGCAGTACGTTGCAATGGCGGTGTTCTTCGACGGCGAAGATCTCCCGCAGCTGGCCCGCCACTTCTACGCCCAGTCGGTGGAGGAACGCAACCACGCCATGATGCTGGTGCAGTACATGCTGGACCGGGACATGCCCGTGCGGATCCCCGGCGTCGCCGCCGTACGCAATGACTTCACCACCGTGGTGGAACCCATCGCCTTGGCACTGGAACAGGAACAGCAGGTCACCCGGCAGATTGAGGCCCTCTTCGCTGCCGCGCGCGCCGAGGGCGACGCCCTGGGTGAGCAGTTCATGCTGTGGTTCCTCAAGGAACAGGTGGAGGAAGTCGCTTCCATGTCCACGCTCCTCACAGTGGCCCGGCGCGCCGACAACCTCTTCGACCTGGAGAACTTCATGGCCCGGGAACAGGTTGGCGACGGCGGCGGGCACGACTCCGGCGCTCCCGAGGCTGCCGGCGGTGCACTCTAG
- a CDS encoding NUDIX hydrolase, translating into MPMSPEPETALGEQTTLPRDNRGGGSEDVAPSDIKVVAAGALCWRTRNGELEVLMIHRPRYKDWSWPKGKLDSGETTPECAVREVQEEAGVRIRLGIPLPATVYPVASGMKIVHYWAARIEDGKPHPDGKEVDGVRWCTPAEAHAELSNPSDRLPLRTLEEAHAEGRLRTWPLIVVRHAKAKPRSSWTRAEGDRPLAATGLRQAQAVSRLLAAWLPDRVVSSPWVRCVQTVRPYVKARAVKFKTVDAITEHSAKRKPGKARNAVEALFDKAKPVALCTHRPVLPLTFEVLSQHMPAGLSMGLPDKDPYLAPGEAVICQVSSADDSRIVSLERFRAFDD; encoded by the coding sequence ATGCCCATGTCCCCCGAACCTGAAACTGCCCTGGGCGAACAAACGACCCTCCCCCGCGACAACCGCGGGGGCGGGTCCGAAGACGTCGCCCCGTCAGACATCAAGGTGGTGGCGGCGGGAGCGCTGTGCTGGCGCACCCGCAACGGTGAACTCGAAGTCCTCATGATTCACCGCCCCCGGTACAAGGACTGGTCCTGGCCCAAGGGAAAACTCGATTCCGGCGAGACCACCCCCGAATGCGCAGTGCGCGAAGTGCAGGAGGAGGCCGGTGTGCGTATCCGGCTCGGCATTCCGCTGCCGGCCACCGTGTACCCGGTGGCTTCCGGAATGAAGATTGTCCATTATTGGGCGGCGCGCATCGAGGACGGCAAGCCGCATCCGGACGGCAAAGAAGTGGACGGGGTCCGCTGGTGCACTCCGGCCGAAGCCCATGCAGAGCTCAGCAATCCTTCGGACCGGCTGCCTCTGCGCACTTTGGAGGAGGCGCATGCCGAGGGTCGGCTCAGGACGTGGCCGCTGATCGTAGTGAGGCATGCCAAGGCCAAGCCGCGGTCATCGTGGACCCGGGCGGAAGGGGACCGCCCGCTGGCGGCAACCGGCCTGCGTCAGGCCCAAGCCGTGTCGCGGCTGCTCGCTGCCTGGCTGCCGGACCGGGTGGTTTCCAGTCCCTGGGTCCGGTGCGTGCAGACTGTGCGCCCGTATGTGAAGGCGCGGGCCGTGAAATTCAAAACCGTGGATGCCATTACCGAGCACAGCGCCAAACGCAAGCCCGGCAAGGCCCGCAATGCGGTGGAAGCACTGTTTGACAAGGCCAAACCTGTGGCCCTGTGCACCCACCGGCCGGTTTTGCCCCTGACGTTTGAGGTGCTGTCACAACACATGCCGGCCGGACTGTCCATGGGATTGCCCGACAAGGATCCTTATCTGGCGCCGGGCGAGGCGGTCATCTGTCAGGTCTCCTCCGCTGATGACAGTCGGATCGTGTCCCTGGAGCGCTTCCGGGCCTTCGATGACTGA
- a CDS encoding FUSC family protein, with translation MPQRGRSMERRLWSMCGVIAGMLLGWGAFRMFDGGVPWPLAVLVFAAGTALLVLIIRFRRRWVRKEGRPERIRSPRS, from the coding sequence GTGCCACAGAGAGGAAGATCAATGGAACGACGTTTGTGGTCCATGTGCGGCGTCATCGCCGGAATGCTCCTGGGATGGGGGGCCTTCCGGATGTTTGACGGCGGAGTTCCGTGGCCGCTGGCCGTGCTGGTATTCGCCGCGGGGACGGCTCTCCTTGTCCTGATCATCCGTTTTCGACGCCGGTGGGTACGAAAAGAGGGACGCCCGGAGCGGATCCGGTCCCCGCGTTCCTAG
- the asd gene encoding aspartate-semialdehyde dehydrogenase — MTFAATSVPTAGFIGWRGMVGSVLMQRMQDEGDFDLINPVFFSTSNAGGSAPSFAEGAGPLQDAYDVEALAKLPIIVTAQGGGYTSEVYPKLRDAGWDGLWIDAASTLRMEQDSIIVLDPVNRDVIDAGLARGVKNFVGGNCTVSCMLMGLGGLFRNGLVEWGTSMTYQAASGGGARHMRELLNQFGSLNSVVADQLADPASAILDIDRAVLAQQRNPEMDASRFGVPLAGSVIPWIDADLGNGQSKEEWKAGAETNKILGLDADGRIPFDGLCVRIGAMRSHSQALTLKLTEDLSVAEIERIIDADNEWAKVVPNTKEATMAQLTPVAVSGTLDIPVGRIRKLEMGPEYISAFTIGDQLLWGAAEPLRRMLKIATGTL, encoded by the coding sequence ATGACTTTCGCAGCTACCTCCGTACCCACCGCGGGCTTCATCGGCTGGCGGGGCATGGTCGGTTCCGTCCTGATGCAGCGCATGCAGGATGAGGGCGACTTTGACCTGATCAACCCCGTGTTCTTCTCCACTTCCAACGCCGGGGGCTCCGCACCGTCCTTCGCTGAAGGTGCCGGCCCCCTCCAGGACGCGTACGACGTCGAAGCGCTGGCCAAGCTGCCGATCATCGTCACGGCGCAGGGCGGGGGTTACACCTCCGAGGTGTACCCCAAGCTGCGCGATGCGGGCTGGGACGGCCTGTGGATTGATGCCGCCTCCACGCTGCGGATGGAACAGGACTCGATCATCGTGCTGGATCCGGTGAACCGTGACGTCATCGACGCCGGCCTGGCGCGAGGCGTGAAGAACTTTGTCGGCGGCAACTGCACGGTGTCCTGCATGCTCATGGGCCTGGGCGGACTGTTCCGCAACGGCCTGGTGGAGTGGGGCACCTCCATGACCTACCAGGCTGCCTCCGGCGGCGGGGCCCGGCACATGCGCGAACTGCTCAACCAGTTCGGCTCCCTGAACTCCGTGGTGGCGGACCAGCTTGCAGATCCGGCTTCGGCCATCCTGGACATCGACCGCGCAGTGCTGGCGCAGCAGCGGAATCCGGAAATGGATGCGTCCCGGTTCGGCGTGCCGCTGGCCGGTTCGGTCATTCCCTGGATTGATGCGGATCTGGGCAACGGGCAGTCCAAGGAAGAGTGGAAGGCCGGGGCGGAAACCAACAAGATCCTGGGCCTGGACGCTGACGGCCGGATTCCCTTCGACGGGCTGTGTGTCCGCATCGGCGCCATGCGCTCGCATTCCCAGGCCCTGACGCTGAAGCTCACCGAGGACCTGTCGGTAGCCGAGATTGAACGCATCATCGACGCTGACAACGAATGGGCGAAGGTGGTGCCCAACACCAAGGAGGCCACCATGGCCCAGCTGACCCCCGTGGCGGTCAGCGGCACACTGGACATTCCAGTGGGCCGGATCCGCAAGCTGGAGATGGGTCCGGAGTACATCAGCGCCTTCACCATCGGCGACCAGCTGCTCTGGGGTGCCGCCGAGCCGCTGCGGCGCATGCTGAAGATCGCCACCGGCACCCTCTAG
- a CDS encoding DUF2797 domain-containing protein — protein MTIAAGRYLSAGVSWDDAGPYLALRAPEGTSRQVRLDAGTVLSYRILPGDDGALRHCLGSVKVQDRYTRIAEPCPVHSAAERGYQCGSCFARDDWRLVHNVHRSGIAPPGLKLYLDQPHWLYIATFADGTSKVGTAADGRKRLRLVEQGAVAARYVARADDGRVVRILEDLVTAEAGLVQAVRAGTKAAALAQPLAEADLDRINSRHAARVRELLTGLDISGFAVEAETFHRPDQARAVLGASGVVAYPLDPGTGEHAMVIEAMVGAAALVTVEGSDTPFLADLARLKGRRLHLGSYSTRLPALQTALF, from the coding sequence GTGACGATTGCCGCCGGCCGCTACCTCAGCGCCGGAGTCTCCTGGGACGACGCCGGTCCGTACCTTGCGCTGCGCGCTCCCGAAGGCACGTCCCGGCAAGTGCGGCTCGACGCCGGAACCGTTCTGTCCTATCGGATTCTTCCCGGCGACGACGGGGCGCTGCGGCATTGCCTGGGTTCTGTGAAGGTGCAGGACCGGTACACCCGCATCGCCGAGCCCTGCCCGGTGCATTCAGCAGCAGAACGCGGTTACCAGTGCGGGTCCTGCTTCGCCCGCGACGACTGGCGACTGGTGCACAATGTCCACCGGTCCGGGATCGCACCGCCGGGACTCAAGCTGTACCTGGATCAGCCGCATTGGCTGTACATCGCCACCTTTGCGGACGGCACCAGCAAAGTGGGCACCGCCGCGGACGGAAGGAAACGGCTGCGCCTCGTCGAACAGGGTGCGGTGGCCGCGCGCTATGTTGCCCGCGCAGACGATGGCCGGGTGGTGCGCATCCTGGAAGACCTGGTCACAGCCGAAGCGGGACTGGTACAGGCGGTGCGCGCCGGCACCAAGGCGGCTGCTTTGGCGCAGCCGCTGGCTGAGGCGGACCTGGACCGGATCAACTCCCGGCACGCGGCGAGGGTCCGGGAACTGCTGACCGGGTTGGACATCTCCGGATTCGCCGTGGAGGCTGAAACCTTCCACCGCCCGGACCAGGCCCGGGCCGTGCTGGGCGCCTCCGGGGTCGTCGCCTATCCGCTGGACCCGGGGACCGGCGAGCACGCCATGGTTATCGAAGCCATGGTGGGTGCAGCGGCGCTGGTGACGGTGGAAGGGTCCGATACGCCGTTCCTCGCCGACCTGGCCCGGCTGAAGGGCCGCCGCCTGCACCTGGGCTCCTACTCCACCCGGCTTCCTGCCCTGCAGACGGCTCTGTTCTAG
- a CDS encoding MaoC family dehydratase — protein MSIALSELAAGERIGSATLEISRADLVRYAGASGDFNPIHWNERFARSVDLPGVIAHGMFTMGAAVQLVTDWIGDPGAVIDYQTRFTRPVPVEDMEGEAGAVVEVTGVIGALDADNSTARVDLTVTFNGQKVLVKAQAVVRIW, from the coding sequence GTGTCGATTGCATTGAGCGAACTCGCTGCCGGAGAAAGAATCGGTTCGGCCACGCTGGAGATCTCCCGCGCCGATCTGGTCCGCTATGCCGGAGCCTCCGGAGACTTCAACCCCATCCACTGGAACGAGCGGTTTGCGCGCAGCGTGGACCTGCCCGGGGTCATCGCCCACGGCATGTTCACCATGGGCGCGGCTGTCCAGCTGGTGACCGACTGGATCGGCGATCCCGGCGCCGTCATTGACTATCAGACGCGTTTCACCCGGCCGGTGCCGGTGGAGGACATGGAAGGGGAAGCCGGGGCCGTCGTCGAGGTCACCGGGGTTATCGGCGCGCTTGACGCCGACAACTCCACCGCACGCGTGGACCTCACCGTTACGTTCAACGGCCAGAAGGTGCTGGTCAAGGCACAGGCGGTTGTACGGATCTGGTGA
- a CDS encoding thymidylate synthase: MTIPTPYEDLLRDVMAHGTQKSDRTGTGTRSVFGRQMRFDLSSSFPLITTKRVHFKSVALELLWFLRGDSNVRWLQERGVSIWNEWADDDGELGPVYGVQWRSWPAPDGGQIDQIAKVVESIRTNPDSRRHIVTAWNPAEVDNMALPPCHAMFQFYVADGKLSCQLYQRSADLFLGVPFNIASYALLTLMVAQQTGLEPGEFVWTGGDVHIYDNHVDQVREQLSRAPYPYPQLRLARKPESIFDYALEDFEVLDYLHHPGIKAPIAV; the protein is encoded by the coding sequence GTGACTATCCCTACGCCTTATGAAGACCTGCTCCGCGACGTGATGGCCCACGGAACGCAGAAATCCGACCGGACCGGTACCGGTACCCGCAGCGTTTTCGGCCGCCAGATGCGCTTTGACCTGAGCAGTTCCTTTCCGCTGATCACCACCAAGCGGGTGCATTTCAAGTCCGTCGCCCTGGAGCTGCTGTGGTTCCTGCGCGGGGATTCCAACGTGCGGTGGCTGCAGGAGCGCGGCGTGAGCATCTGGAATGAGTGGGCAGACGACGACGGCGAACTCGGCCCGGTCTACGGTGTCCAGTGGCGCTCGTGGCCGGCGCCGGACGGCGGGCAGATCGACCAGATCGCGAAGGTGGTCGAGAGTATCCGCACCAACCCGGACTCCCGCCGGCACATCGTCACGGCCTGGAATCCGGCCGAAGTGGACAACATGGCGCTGCCGCCGTGCCACGCCATGTTCCAGTTCTATGTGGCGGACGGGAAACTGTCCTGCCAGCTGTACCAGCGCTCCGCGGATCTGTTCCTCGGCGTGCCCTTCAACATTGCCTCCTATGCTCTGCTGACGCTCATGGTGGCGCAGCAGACGGGGCTGGAGCCGGGAGAATTCGTTTGGACCGGCGGCGACGTCCATATTTATGACAATCACGTGGACCAGGTCCGCGAACAGCTCAGCCGCGCACCTTACCCGTACCCGCAGCTGCGGCTCGCCCGCAAACCCGAGTCGATCTTCGACTACGCCCTGGAGGATTTCGAGGTGCTGGATTACCTCCACCATCCCGGCATCAAAGCTCCGATTGCCGTCTGA
- a CDS encoding dihydrofolate reductase: MSESAAGVRYFPAGGGKDSGDNSAAPAGKDLTAALAAAFPAGPPQPLVGMIWAQTVDGVIGRDGGMPWHLPEDLAHFKNTTAGHPVIMGRRTWESFPAAFRPLPGRTNIVVSSSDTLAAEISPAGAVVVRSLEQALDTARHSPGGEQVWIVGGAQLYEAAAPLADAAVVTVIDISTEGDTNAPHLGPDWTFAALSPAEGWNTAANGTSYRIALWTRTGDVGSGVTNQPEETVLP, encoded by the coding sequence GTGAGTGAATCTGCAGCAGGCGTCCGCTATTTCCCCGCGGGCGGCGGCAAGGACAGCGGCGACAACAGCGCTGCTCCCGCCGGCAAAGACCTGACGGCGGCGCTGGCTGCCGCATTCCCCGCCGGACCGCCGCAGCCGCTGGTGGGCATGATCTGGGCCCAAACGGTGGACGGCGTCATTGGCAGGGACGGCGGCATGCCCTGGCACCTGCCCGAGGACCTGGCACATTTCAAGAACACCACCGCCGGGCACCCGGTGATCATGGGCCGGCGCACCTGGGAGTCCTTTCCCGCCGCTTTCCGCCCGCTGCCGGGCCGCACCAACATTGTGGTGAGCTCCAGCGACACACTGGCCGCCGAGATTTCCCCGGCCGGCGCCGTCGTCGTCCGTTCCTTGGAGCAGGCGCTGGACACCGCCCGGCACAGCCCCGGCGGAGAGCAGGTCTGGATTGTCGGCGGCGCGCAGCTTTATGAGGCGGCGGCGCCTTTGGCGGACGCCGCAGTGGTGACCGTCATTGACATAAGCACAGAGGGCGACACGAACGCCCCGCACCTCGGCCCCGACTGGACCTTCGCCGCGCTCAGCCCTGCCGAGGGCTGGAATACCGCGGCCAACGGCACCTCCTACCGGATTGCCCTCTGGACGCGTACGGGGGATGTCGGGAGCGGCGTCACCAACCAGCCCGAAGAGACCGTCCTGCCCTAA
- a CDS encoding RNA degradosome polyphosphate kinase → MGSDTAAEPHYTFGSAESMSAPRATEDRIDIPDFGPALVPEGDISPERFLDREISWLHFNARVLELAEDPDLYLLERVSFLSIFASNLDEFFMVRVAGLKRRIATGLAVPSAAGLSPIEQLEHIVEAGYRLQQRHAEVFASQIRPALAEEQIFLVGWDELDDASKAYLHRQFASKVFPILTPLAVDPAHPFPYISGLSLNLAVVVRNPVSGKEFFARVKVPDQLPRLISVDGPRAGNVAGRVARFIPLEDVIAEHLDQLFPGMDVMEHHAFRVTRNEDLEVEEDDAENLLQALEKELLRRRFGPPVRLEVTTDINPSIRELLVRELGVEEDEVYALPAPLDLRGLAGISRIDRTDLHYPKQVPHTSLHLKESETSKPADVFAAMRRRDILLHHPYDSFSTSVQAFLEQAAADPRVQAIKQTLYRTSGDSPIVDALIDAAESGKQVLALVEIKARFDEQANISWARKLEQAGVHVVYGIVGLKTHCKLSLVVRQEVDGLRRYCHIGTGNYHPRTARYYEDLGLLTSNEQVGEDLTKLFNQLSGYAPKSTFKRLLVAPRSVRSGLIDRIEREIANKKAGLAARVIIKVNSMVDEAIIDSLYRASQAGVRVDVIVRGICSVRPGVPGLSENITVRSILGRFLEHSRVFAFANAGDPVIFIGSADMMHRNLDRRVEALVQLASREDIADLIALMDRYMDPATASWHLESDGIWNRHHKNEEGEPLLDVQSWLLASRSRQRAAVRR, encoded by the coding sequence ATGGGATCCGATACCGCCGCCGAGCCGCACTACACCTTCGGGTCGGCTGAGTCCATGTCTGCGCCCCGGGCCACTGAGGACCGGATCGACATACCGGACTTCGGGCCCGCACTGGTTCCCGAGGGGGACATCAGCCCGGAGCGTTTCCTGGACCGCGAAATCAGCTGGCTCCACTTCAACGCGCGGGTCCTTGAACTCGCTGAGGACCCGGACCTCTACCTGCTGGAGCGGGTCAGCTTCCTGTCCATCTTTGCGTCCAACCTGGACGAGTTCTTCATGGTCCGGGTTGCGGGCCTCAAGCGCCGGATCGCCACCGGACTGGCGGTTCCCTCCGCTGCCGGCCTGAGCCCGATCGAACAGCTGGAACACATCGTGGAGGCCGGCTACCGGCTGCAGCAGCGCCACGCTGAGGTTTTCGCCAGCCAGATTCGCCCGGCACTGGCCGAGGAGCAGATTTTCCTGGTGGGCTGGGACGAACTCGACGACGCGTCCAAGGCCTACCTGCACCGCCAGTTCGCGTCCAAGGTGTTTCCCATCCTCACCCCGCTGGCGGTGGATCCGGCCCATCCCTTCCCCTACATTTCCGGACTCTCGCTGAACCTGGCGGTGGTGGTGCGCAACCCCGTCAGCGGCAAGGAGTTCTTTGCCCGCGTCAAGGTCCCGGACCAGCTGCCCCGCCTCATCTCGGTGGACGGGCCGCGGGCAGGCAATGTTGCCGGCCGGGTGGCGCGCTTCATTCCGCTCGAGGACGTCATTGCCGAGCACCTGGACCAGCTCTTCCCCGGTATGGACGTCATGGAGCACCATGCCTTCCGGGTGACCCGCAACGAGGACCTGGAGGTGGAGGAGGACGACGCCGAGAACCTGCTGCAGGCGCTCGAAAAGGAGCTGCTGCGCCGCCGGTTCGGTCCGCCCGTCCGCCTCGAAGTCACCACTGACATCAATCCCAGCATCCGTGAGCTGCTGGTGCGCGAACTCGGCGTGGAAGAAGACGAGGTGTATGCGCTGCCGGCGCCGCTGGACCTGCGCGGGCTGGCCGGCATCAGCCGCATCGACCGCACGGACCTGCACTATCCCAAGCAGGTGCCCCACACATCCCTGCACCTGAAGGAATCCGAAACCTCCAAACCGGCCGACGTGTTTGCCGCGATGCGCCGCCGCGACATCCTGCTGCACCACCCGTACGATTCCTTCTCCACGTCCGTTCAGGCCTTCCTGGAGCAGGCCGCCGCAGACCCGCGGGTCCAGGCCATCAAGCAGACCCTGTACCGCACGTCCGGAGACTCCCCCATTGTCGATGCGCTGATTGATGCCGCCGAGTCCGGCAAACAGGTGCTGGCCCTGGTGGAAATCAAGGCACGCTTCGATGAGCAGGCCAATATTTCCTGGGCCCGCAAGCTGGAGCAGGCCGGCGTGCACGTGGTGTACGGCATCGTCGGATTGAAGACTCACTGCAAGTTGTCCCTGGTGGTCCGCCAGGAAGTGGACGGGCTGCGGCGCTACTGCCATATCGGCACCGGAAACTACCACCCGCGCACCGCCCGCTATTACGAGGACCTGGGGCTGCTGACGTCCAACGAGCAGGTGGGCGAAGACCTCACGAAGCTCTTCAATCAGCTCTCCGGATACGCCCCGAAGTCCACGTTCAAGCGGCTGCTCGTGGCTCCCCGGTCGGTGCGGTCAGGTCTGATTGACCGGATTGAACGGGAAATCGCCAATAAGAAGGCCGGTCTGGCCGCCCGGGTGATCATTAAGGTCAACTCGATGGTGGACGAGGCGATCATCGATTCCCTCTACCGCGCCTCACAGGCCGGTGTCCGGGTGGACGTGATTGTTCGCGGCATCTGCTCGGTCCGCCCGGGGGTCCCCGGCCTGAGCGAGAACATTACCGTCCGCTCCATCCTGGGCCGGTTCCTGGAGCATTCACGCGTCTTTGCCTTCGCCAACGCCGGAGACCCGGTCATCTTCATCGGTTCGGCCGACATGATGCACCGCAACCTGGACCGCCGGGTGGAGGCCCTGGTCCAGCTGGCTTCCCGCGAGGACATTGCGGACCTCATCGCTCTGATGGACCGCTACATGGACCCGGCCACTGCCAGCTGGCACCTCGAGTCGGACGGCATCTGGAACCGGCACCACAAGAATGAGGAAGGGGAACCGCTTTTGGACGTGCAGTCCTGGCTGCTCGCTTCCCGGTCCCGGCAGCGCGCCGCCGTCCGCCGTTGA
- the mshD gene encoding mycothiol synthase, which yields MRDERVMPWPVTVTKGTPEPDELARIRELADAAADADGNPPLSEQTLVDLRSAGTDPDSLQVFATYANDESSDPSATQALAGVAVLMGERQEEPGVLELVVHPAYREKGVGTALASSVREHVRAGSVPAPQAWSHGDHDAAVELAQRFGYRPVRELLRLRLSRGAGDAGMPAAELPAGVSLRAFRPGADEDAWLAANAAAFAHHPEQGGMTRADLDARMAEDWFDPEGFLLAVRDEDGAVLGFHWTKVHPGTGGHPPLGEVYVVGVVPEAQGMGLGKTLTIAGIRHLQDSGLQAIMLYVDADNAPAMALYQRLGFVRWDADVMYAAG from the coding sequence ATGAGAGACGAACGCGTAATGCCCTGGCCCGTCACAGTTACCAAGGGAACCCCGGAACCGGATGAGCTGGCCCGGATTCGCGAGCTGGCCGATGCCGCCGCCGATGCCGACGGCAACCCTCCGCTCTCCGAACAGACGCTCGTGGACCTCCGTTCCGCCGGAACTGATCCTGATTCGCTGCAGGTTTTTGCCACCTACGCCAATGACGAGTCCTCGGATCCCTCGGCAACCCAGGCCCTGGCGGGGGTCGCCGTGCTGATGGGTGAAAGGCAGGAGGAGCCGGGCGTGCTGGAACTGGTGGTCCATCCGGCGTACCGCGAGAAGGGCGTGGGCACCGCACTGGCATCATCGGTGCGGGAGCATGTTCGTGCCGGTTCCGTTCCCGCCCCCCAGGCGTGGTCGCACGGCGACCATGATGCCGCCGTCGAACTGGCTCAGCGTTTTGGCTACCGTCCGGTCCGTGAACTCCTGCGCCTGCGGCTGAGCCGGGGCGCCGGCGACGCCGGGATGCCGGCAGCCGAGCTGCCCGCCGGCGTTTCCCTGCGCGCTTTCCGGCCCGGAGCTGACGAGGACGCCTGGCTGGCCGCCAACGCCGCCGCCTTCGCCCACCATCCGGAGCAGGGCGGCATGACCCGGGCCGACCTTGACGCGCGCATGGCGGAGGACTGGTTCGATCCCGAAGGGTTCCTGCTGGCCGTGCGGGATGAGGACGGCGCCGTCCTCGGCTTCCACTGGACCAAAGTCCATCCCGGCACCGGCGGGCATCCGCCGCTCGGCGAGGTGTACGTGGTGGGCGTGGTTCCCGAAGCGCAGGGCATGGGACTGGGCAAGACCCTGACGATTGCCGGCATCCGGCACCTGCAGGACAGCGGGCTGCAGGCCATCATGCTCTACGTGGACGCAGACAATGCCCCGGCCATGGCCCTCTACCAGCGGCTGGGGTTTGTCCGGTGGGACGCGGATGTGATGTACGCAGCCGGTTGA
- a CDS encoding FAS1-like dehydratase domain-containing protein, translated as MSINPELQGRSYPASEPYQVGREKIREFARAVKAGHAAHYDLAEAERLGYADLVAPPTFAVIVAQRADAQLISDPEAGIDFTRVVHADQRFTHHRPIVAGDELIAELHVDSVRAMGDGALLTTRSEISTTEGEKVATAVSSILVRGEGQ; from the coding sequence ATGAGCATCAATCCCGAACTGCAGGGGCGCAGCTATCCCGCCAGCGAGCCCTACCAGGTGGGCCGTGAGAAGATCCGTGAGTTTGCCCGCGCCGTCAAGGCCGGCCACGCCGCGCACTATGACCTGGCGGAAGCTGAACGGCTGGGCTACGCAGACCTGGTGGCCCCGCCCACCTTCGCCGTCATCGTGGCGCAGCGCGCTGATGCCCAGCTGATCTCCGATCCGGAGGCCGGCATCGACTTCACCCGTGTGGTCCACGCGGACCAGCGCTTCACCCACCACCGGCCGATCGTCGCCGGCGACGAACTGATCGCGGAACTTCATGTGGATTCCGTCCGGGCCATGGGCGACGGCGCCCTGCTCACCACCCGCTCGGAAATCTCCACCACGGAGGGCGAAAAAGTCGCCACTGCCGTGTCATCCATCCTCGTCCGAGGAGAAGGGCAGTAA
- a CDS encoding UDP-N-acetylmuramate dehydrogenase — protein MTSLPLSSLTTSRVGGPARRYINAETEDELIGAVRAADEAKEPLLIVGGGSNLVISDDGFDGAVVHVATRGLEFTEDRNTVTVRAQAGHPWDELVAQTLREGCSGLEALSGIPGLAGATPVQNVGAYGADVSHSITLVRAWDRQNRATVSFSNEDLQFGYRDSVLKRATVNGSPRYVVLTVDFGLTRGMESAPVRYAELARALGVEVGERAAADDVRREVLRLRAGKGMVLDSADPDTWSTGSFFTNPVLPEAEAAHLPPEAPRYPVAQPGMVKLSAAWLIDRSGFPKGFGLPETGQGTELAGGRASLSTKHTLAVTNRGNASAEDLLAVARAVADGVEDAFGIRLHPEPLLINCSL, from the coding sequence CTGACCTCTTTGCCGCTGTCCTCCCTGACCACCTCCCGGGTGGGCGGACCTGCCCGCCGCTACATCAATGCGGAAACCGAGGACGAGCTCATCGGTGCGGTCCGTGCCGCCGATGAAGCGAAGGAACCGCTGCTGATTGTTGGCGGCGGCTCCAATCTGGTGATTTCCGACGACGGTTTTGACGGCGCGGTGGTCCACGTCGCCACCCGCGGACTGGAATTCACCGAGGACAGGAACACTGTCACCGTCCGCGCACAGGCCGGTCATCCCTGGGACGAGCTCGTGGCCCAGACCCTGCGAGAGGGCTGCTCCGGGCTGGAAGCGCTGTCGGGCATTCCCGGCCTGGCCGGTGCGACGCCGGTGCAGAACGTGGGCGCCTACGGTGCCGATGTTTCGCACAGCATCACGCTGGTCCGCGCCTGGGACCGGCAGAACCGGGCCACAGTGTCCTTCAGCAACGAAGACCTGCAGTTCGGCTACCGGGACTCGGTGCTCAAGCGCGCCACGGTGAACGGTTCCCCGCGCTACGTTGTCCTGACCGTGGACTTCGGCCTGACCCGGGGCATGGAGAGCGCCCCGGTGCGGTACGCCGAGCTGGCCCGTGCGCTGGGCGTGGAAGTGGGGGAGCGGGCCGCGGCCGACGACGTGCGCCGTGAGGTTCTGAGGCTGCGCGCGGGCAAAGGGATGGTGCTTGATTCCGCGGATCCCGACACCTGGAGCACCGGCTCTTTCTTCACCAATCCCGTGCTCCCCGAGGCTGAAGCCGCCCACCTGCCGCCCGAAGCGCCCCGGTACCCGGTCGCGCAGCCGGGCATGGTCAAGCTCAGCGCCGCCTGGCTGATAGACCGTTCCGGTTTCCCCAAAGGCTTCGGCCTGCCGGAAACCGGCCAGGGCACGGAACTGGCGGGAGGACGGGCCTCGCTGTCCACCAAGCACACGCTGGCCGTGACCAACCGCGGCAACGCCTCCGCGGAGGATCTGCTGGCCGTAGCGAGGGCCGTCGCGGACGGTGTGGAGGATGCCTTCGGCATCCGGCTGCACCCCGAGCCGTTGCTGATCAACTGCAGCCTCTGA